One window of Candidatus Beckwithbacteria bacterium genomic DNA carries:
- a CDS encoding transglycosylase SLT domain-containing protein yields MKQRRHIYFGMMLIIFLASVYFFMKPKPKQTFLSPLAAQDYNSSPSPSPTPSPIASLKPSLSPQPSFVPLPSPAVSQEINAFIDKFSAQYGVNPNVLRHLAICESGFNSRAKNGIYAGLFQFSPATWKNIRQEIGKDTNPNLRFSAEESVQTAAYILSQGKESMWPNCVTY; encoded by the coding sequence ATGAAACAACGGCGACATATTTATTTCGGAATGATGTTAATAATTTTTCTGGCCTCGGTTTATTTTTTTATGAAACCAAAACCTAAACAAACTTTTTTATCTCCTCTGGCTGCACAGGATTACAACTCTTCACCTTCACCTTCACCTACGCCTTCACCAATTGCTTCCCTAAAACCTAGCCTTTCTCCTCAGCCTTCTTTTGTTCCCCTGCCCTCACCAGCGGTTTCTCAGGAAATAAATGCCTTTATTGATAAATTTTCAGCCCAGTATGGTGTCAATCCGAATGTTTTAAGGCATCTTGCTATTTGCGAATCGGGATTTAATTCCCGGGCGAAGAATGGAATATATGCCGGTCTGTTCCAATTTAGCCCGGCTACGTGGAAAAATATCCGCCAAGAAATCGGCAAGGATACTAATCCGAACCTGCGTTTTTCGGCCGAAGAATCGGTCCAGACGGCGGCCTATATACTTTCCCAAGGAAAGGAAAGTATGTGGCCTAACTGTGTTACTTACTGA